The Chloroflexi bacterium ADurb.Bin180 genome contains a region encoding:
- the lsrF gene encoding putative aldolase LsrF, giving the protein MTDMGKKLRMGRIFNPKTGKAVVMPMDQPLYGYHEALVDLVPLVHGLIEAGATAFLLARGTAKAVADELAGRAGLIYRTHVATAFSRVDTEYAVYSTVEEALRLGADAVAPCVFLGSPTEKDDLTAWGLMADECDKWGMPIFPEVHPPAVLPGAKVYDGPYGWEEMRLTIRIASEVGADFIKTWYSGDAESYRKILSFSQVPVLIAGGAPTDDARKVLQIVRGAMDAGAGGVSMGRKVWGGKTPFAMCRAVSKIIQENATVDEALKEFNRK; this is encoded by the coding sequence ATGACTGACATGGGTAAGAAGTTGAGGATGGGGCGTATTTTCAACCCCAAGACCGGCAAAGCAGTGGTGATGCCGATGGACCAGCCGCTCTACGGCTATCACGAGGCTTTGGTCGATTTGGTTCCACTGGTGCATGGGCTGATCGAAGCCGGCGCCACCGCGTTTCTGCTTGCCCGCGGCACGGCCAAGGCAGTCGCCGACGAGTTGGCCGGCCGAGCAGGATTGATCTACCGAACGCACGTGGCCACGGCCTTTAGCCGGGTCGACACCGAATACGCCGTCTACTCGACCGTAGAAGAGGCCCTCCGCCTGGGCGCCGATGCCGTGGCTCCCTGCGTGTTCCTGGGCTCTCCGACCGAGAAGGACGACCTCACCGCCTGGGGCCTGATGGCCGACGAATGCGACAAGTGGGGCATGCCCATCTTTCCCGAGGTTCATCCGCCCGCCGTGCTGCCCGGTGCCAAGGTTTATGATGGACCGTATGGTTGGGAGGAAATGCGCCTGACCATCCGCATCGCCTCAGAGGTCGGCGCGGACTTTATCAAGACCTGGTACAGCGGTGACGCTGAGAGCTACCGCAAGATCCTCAGCTTCAGCCAGGTGCCCGTGCTTATCGCTGGCGGCGCGCCGACCGACGACGCTCGCAAGGTGCTGCAGATCGTGCGCGGTGCGATGGATGCCGGAGCGGGCGGTGTGTCGATGGGCCGCAAGGTCTGGGGCGGCAAGACCCCGTTCGCGATGTGCCGTGCGGTTTCAAAGATCATCCAGGAAAATGCCACCGTGGATGAAGCGCTTAAGGAGTTCAACAGGAAGTAG
- the xylB_2 gene encoding Xylulose kinase, which produces MSEGRFLLGVDVGTYGSKGVVVNQAGRVLATSFAEHGVDSPRLGWYEHDPERVWWNDLTRIIQELLDRSGIDPREVAALGVSGLSPEVTAVDAEGRVLRPAILYSDTRAAAESERIIEKLGEQRILDVGGNALSVQSAGPKVLWLRDHEPEVFGRTRYIYDAPSYLTYLLTGVSRMDYGQACWFHPLFNIRDLKWDESVCTELGISSSIFPPLGWATEVAGGISRSAAQATGLVEGTPVITGTGDGPAEQVAVGASEEGEAALVYGSTMCLLALSNTPRVHARAAAAIGAVPGRRLLMTYMNASAALTRWFRDNFGQVEREAEASLGINAYQLLSAEAAQVPPGSEGLVVLPYFAGEGHPILDTSARGLILGLTLSHKRGHLYRALLEGVAYGLRHNLETFQEAGLPIRRYLAVGGGTKSKLWTQIVSDVVGINQELVSVPFGAPFADAYLAGYGVGMFRDMRTLRDEWAQISGRVSHQPELWPVYDRYYQVYRALYEPLKKHMHTLAELSMAARD; this is translated from the coding sequence ATGAGCGAAGGACGGTTCTTGCTCGGCGTGGACGTGGGTACCTACGGCTCCAAGGGAGTCGTGGTGAACCAGGCTGGCCGCGTGCTGGCCACTAGCTTTGCCGAGCATGGCGTAGACAGTCCTCGTCTGGGCTGGTACGAGCATGACCCGGAGCGTGTCTGGTGGAACGACCTGACGCGGATCATCCAGGAGCTGCTGGATCGTTCGGGCATCGACCCGCGCGAGGTCGCCGCACTGGGCGTGAGCGGTCTGAGTCCTGAAGTGACCGCGGTGGATGCCGAGGGGCGAGTGCTGCGCCCGGCCATCCTGTACTCGGACACTCGGGCGGCCGCTGAGTCCGAGCGCATCATAGAGAAGCTGGGCGAGCAGCGGATCCTGGACGTCGGCGGGAACGCGCTCTCGGTGCAGTCCGCCGGCCCCAAGGTGCTCTGGCTCCGCGATCATGAGCCCGAGGTCTTTGGCCGAACCCGCTACATCTATGACGCGCCCAGCTACCTGACCTACCTTCTCACCGGCGTGTCGCGCATGGACTATGGGCAGGCCTGCTGGTTTCACCCGCTGTTCAACATCCGCGACCTTAAGTGGGATGAGAGCGTGTGCACCGAGCTGGGCATCTCCAGCAGCATCTTTCCTCCGCTCGGGTGGGCCACGGAGGTCGCGGGCGGCATCTCGCGGAGCGCCGCACAGGCCACGGGGCTGGTGGAAGGAACGCCGGTGATCACCGGAACCGGTGACGGCCCGGCCGAGCAGGTGGCCGTCGGTGCCTCGGAAGAGGGAGAGGCGGCGTTGGTGTACGGCAGCACGATGTGCCTGCTCGCGCTGTCCAACACGCCGCGAGTGCACGCGCGGGCGGCGGCGGCCATCGGAGCGGTTCCCGGTCGCCGCTTGCTGATGACCTACATGAACGCCTCCGCGGCGCTGACACGCTGGTTTCGCGACAACTTTGGTCAGGTGGAACGCGAGGCAGAAGCGAGCCTCGGCATCAACGCCTACCAGCTGCTCAGCGCCGAGGCCGCCCAGGTTCCTCCCGGGTCCGAGGGCCTGGTGGTACTGCCTTACTTTGCCGGCGAAGGCCACCCGATCCTAGATACATCAGCCCGCGGCTTGATCCTGGGGCTGACCCTGTCGCACAAGCGCGGCCACCTCTACCGCGCCTTGCTCGAGGGAGTGGCCTACGGCCTGCGTCATAACCTGGAGACGTTCCAGGAGGCCGGTCTGCCCATCCGGAGATACCTGGCCGTGGGCGGCGGGACCAAGAGCAAGCTGTGGACGCAGATCGTGAGTGACGTTGTAGGCATCAACCAGGAGCTGGTATCCGTGCCCTTCGGGGCGCCGTTCGCTGACGCCTATCTGGCCGGCTACGGCGTGGGGATGTTCCGCGATATGCGGACCCTGCGCGACGAATGGGCGCAGATTTCCGGACGGGTGTCTCATCAGCCCGAGCTGTGGCCCGTGTACGACCGCTATTATCAGGTATACCGTGCGCTTTACGAACCACTGAAGAAACATATGCATACGCTGGCCGAATTGTCTATGGCAGCAAGAGATTGA
- a CDS encoding D-arabitol-phosphate dehydrogenase: MKEALLYGVRDLRVVESPKPEIGPYDVLVRVRACGICPTDLRKYLLLHESAQVPHLPLNMGHEFAGDVVEVGAKVTRPIKVGMRVAASDYGGYAEYARLGPCRTEEDIAIEAIDTVFELPENVSYEEGTLMEPLACAIHAVRDQAKIQVGQTVAILGSGQMGLLKMGVAQAMGARVIMVDLREDRLAWAVKLGADETVNASTEDPVAAVRRLTHGEGAEAVIVSPGRVPEMIPQALGMAAYLGRVVLFGGYKKGTSVPFDPNVIHYGEIILTGCEGIGVKPSPTDLLTFKIALDLIASGRVPVSKIITHTFPLDEITVAFGVLERMEAMKVVLKI; this comes from the coding sequence ATGAAAGAAGCCTTGCTCTATGGTGTACGCGACCTCAGGGTGGTAGAGTCACCCAAACCCGAGATTGGCCCCTACGACGTGCTGGTGCGTGTGCGGGCCTGCGGCATCTGTCCGACCGACCTGCGCAAGTACCTCTTGCTCCACGAGTCGGCGCAGGTGCCACACCTACCGCTCAACATGGGACACGAGTTCGCTGGCGATGTGGTGGAGGTGGGTGCCAAGGTAACGCGGCCGATCAAGGTGGGCATGCGCGTGGCGGCCTCGGACTATGGTGGTTACGCCGAGTACGCGCGGCTTGGTCCCTGCCGCACGGAAGAGGACATCGCCATCGAGGCCATCGACACCGTGTTTGAGCTGCCGGAGAACGTGTCGTACGAAGAAGGAACCCTGATGGAGCCGCTGGCCTGCGCGATCCATGCGGTGCGCGACCAGGCCAAGATCCAGGTGGGCCAAACGGTCGCCATTCTCGGCTCGGGCCAAATGGGCCTGCTCAAGATGGGTGTCGCTCAGGCCATGGGCGCGCGGGTCATTATGGTCGACCTGCGCGAGGATCGTTTGGCCTGGGCGGTCAAGCTGGGCGCCGACGAGACCGTCAACGCCAGCACGGAAGATCCTGTGGCAGCGGTGCGACGGCTCACTCACGGCGAGGGAGCGGAGGCGGTGATCGTGTCGCCCGGGCGCGTGCCCGAGATGATACCGCAGGCGCTGGGCATGGCCGCATACCTGGGCCGTGTAGTGCTGTTTGGCGGATACAAGAAGGGCACCTCGGTGCCGTTCGACCCGAACGTCATTCACTATGGCGAGATCATCCTTACCGGCTGTGAAGGCATCGGCGTCAAGCCCTCGCCCACGGATTTACTTACTTTCAAGATCGCGCTGGACCTGATCGCTTCGGGGCGTGTGCCGGTGAGCAAGATCATCACCCACACGTTCCCGCTGGACGAGATCACGGTCGCCTTTGGCGTGTTGGAGCGGATGGAAGCGATGAAAGTCGTGCTCAAGATCTAG
- the tpa gene encoding Taurine--pyruvate aminotransferase produces the protein MEGSLVTTGQHLILHRTSRREMKEGKIPVIVKGEGVYVWDQAGRKYLDFVSAVTRVSHLGYGRKEIAQAMYDQACQLSYYSPFQFATQPAMEMADVLAEVAPGQISQFFFVCDGSESVEAALKLAKHYHYFRGDKQRHKVISRRGAYHGTTGGALRALGVVLPMRHIMEPVGPGTVWAESPYCYRCPLHLSYPACDLACARDVARIIEFEGPEQVSVFIGEPIQQGFGVLPAPPGYWKTIREICDRYGILIIHDEIISAFGRTGKWFASEHFGVWPDLVTMAKGLASGYAALGAVGCTEKVIEPVDTFHHIHTYGNHPVACAAALASMRIMKNEHLVQHAERMGVYLKQGLESLSGHRVFGEARVVGVWGAIDCTTDRQTRAPFPAERLASLVRRAQDKGLIIKSMGQALEFAPPLIIEKEHIDRAVRILDECLTEEEKDMNL, from the coding sequence ATGGAAGGGAGCCTCGTGACCACTGGACAGCATCTCATTCTGCATCGAACTTCCCGCCGCGAGATGAAAGAAGGCAAGATACCGGTCATCGTCAAAGGTGAGGGCGTTTATGTTTGGGACCAGGCCGGGCGCAAGTACCTGGACTTTGTCTCCGCGGTGACCCGCGTTTCGCACCTGGGATACGGCCGCAAGGAGATTGCTCAGGCGATGTACGACCAGGCCTGTCAGCTCAGCTACTATAGCCCGTTTCAGTTCGCCACCCAGCCGGCCATGGAGATGGCTGACGTGCTCGCCGAGGTGGCGCCGGGTCAGATCAGCCAGTTCTTCTTTGTCTGCGACGGCTCCGAGTCCGTAGAGGCCGCGCTGAAACTGGCCAAGCACTACCATTACTTCCGCGGTGACAAGCAGCGCCACAAAGTCATCTCCCGGCGAGGGGCCTATCACGGCACTACCGGTGGCGCACTGCGCGCGCTGGGCGTGGTGCTGCCGATGCGCCACATCATGGAGCCAGTTGGACCGGGGACGGTGTGGGCAGAGTCACCCTACTGCTATCGCTGCCCGCTGCACCTGTCCTACCCGGCCTGCGACCTGGCCTGCGCCAGGGACGTGGCGCGGATTATCGAGTTCGAAGGACCCGAGCAGGTCTCGGTGTTCATTGGTGAGCCCATTCAGCAAGGGTTCGGCGTGCTTCCCGCGCCCCCGGGGTACTGGAAGACCATCCGCGAGATCTGCGACCGCTATGGCATCCTCATCATTCACGACGAAATCATCTCGGCCTTTGGTCGAACCGGCAAGTGGTTTGCCAGTGAGCATTTCGGCGTGTGGCCTGATCTGGTCACGATGGCCAAGGGCCTGGCCAGCGGCTATGCGGCGCTGGGTGCGGTGGGCTGCACCGAAAAGGTGATCGAGCCCGTGGACACGTTCCATCACATCCACACCTATGGCAATCATCCGGTGGCTTGCGCCGCGGCACTGGCTTCGATGCGCATTATGAAGAACGAGCATCTGGTGCAGCACGCCGAGCGTATGGGTGTTTACCTGAAGCAAGGCCTGGAGTCGCTGTCCGGACATCGCGTCTTTGGCGAGGCGCGCGTGGTGGGGGTGTGGGGCGCTATCGACTGCACCACCGACCGCCAGACCCGAGCTCCGTTCCCGGCCGAGCGGCTGGCGAGCCTGGTGCGCCGGGCGCAGGACAAGGGATTGATCATCAAGAGTATGGGCCAGGCACTCGAGTTCGCTCCACCGCTGATCATCGAGAAGGAGCATATCGACCGGGCCGTGCGCATTCTGGACGAGTGTCTGACCGAAGAAGAAAAGGACATGAATCTGTAG
- the xylB_3 gene encoding Xylulose kinase: MGADYLLGIDVGTFGSKGVLVDVHGRILASAFVEHGEESPRTGWYEQDADAVWWGDLIKITGRLVGTVPGGAGSVAAVGVSAVTPDVLPVDARGNALRRAILYSDTRAASQAKRMVEVLGQDAILATCGNALSVQSAGPRLLWLRENEPDLFWRAHKIMDAPAFLVHRLTGTFCADRSSIGAYHPFMNIRTLEWDEAICAEFGVPVDKLPELRWSTDIVGSVTRAAAAATGLVEGIPVIAGAGDGIAEMVSVGPEHEGEAALLYGTTMVLVTLTRRLRPHPKVITLAGPLPGTYVSGAYMNTSAALSRWFRDNLGQVERRLEAQLGINAYQLLSSDAAEVPPGSAGLVVLPYFAGEGYPILDEQARGLILGLTLTHTRKHVYRALLEGVAYGLRHNWETILSAGVNITRIRAVGGGTKSAVWTQIISDVIGQDQELVASHLGAPYGDAYLAGLGIGMFRDLSTLHEEWVRTIGVVKHRPEIKPVYDSYYAVYKELYPPLADSMHTLARISVEPVNV; this comes from the coding sequence ATGGGCGCCGACTATCTGTTGGGAATCGACGTAGGCACTTTCGGCTCCAAGGGCGTCCTGGTGGACGTCCACGGCCGGATTCTGGCGTCTGCCTTTGTGGAGCATGGCGAAGAAAGCCCTAGGACAGGCTGGTACGAGCAGGATGCGGACGCGGTCTGGTGGGGCGATCTGATCAAGATCACGGGCCGCCTGGTAGGTACTGTGCCAGGCGGCGCCGGCTCGGTCGCCGCGGTTGGGGTCAGCGCCGTGACACCAGATGTGTTGCCGGTCGACGCCCGGGGCAACGCTCTCCGCAGGGCGATCCTGTACTCGGACACCCGGGCGGCGAGCCAGGCCAAGCGCATGGTGGAGGTCCTTGGCCAGGACGCGATCCTTGCCACCTGCGGCAATGCTCTGTCAGTGCAGTCCGCTGGCCCCCGGCTTCTCTGGCTGCGGGAAAACGAGCCTGACCTGTTCTGGAGAGCGCACAAGATTATGGACGCGCCGGCGTTTCTCGTGCATCGCCTGACCGGCACCTTCTGCGCCGACCGTTCTTCCATTGGCGCGTATCACCCGTTCATGAATATCCGCACACTGGAGTGGGACGAAGCCATCTGCGCCGAGTTTGGGGTGCCGGTGGACAAGCTGCCCGAGCTGCGTTGGTCAACCGACATCGTGGGCTCGGTGACCCGGGCAGCGGCAGCGGCGACTGGCCTGGTTGAGGGCATCCCGGTGATCGCAGGCGCCGGCGACGGAATAGCCGAAATGGTGAGTGTTGGCCCCGAGCACGAAGGCGAGGCTGCCCTGCTGTATGGCACCACCATGGTTCTCGTCACGCTGACCAGGCGCCTCCGGCCGCACCCGAAGGTGATCACGCTGGCAGGTCCGCTTCCCGGAACCTATGTGTCCGGCGCCTACATGAACACCTCGGCAGCTCTGTCGCGATGGTTCCGCGACAACTTGGGTCAGGTGGAGCGCCGGCTCGAAGCTCAACTGGGCATCAACGCCTATCAGCTGCTCAGCAGCGATGCGGCCGAGGTGCCACCTGGGTCCGCAGGCCTGGTGGTCCTGCCGTACTTTGCCGGTGAGGGTTACCCGATCCTGGATGAGCAGGCACGCGGTCTGATTCTGGGCCTCACCCTGACCCATACGCGAAAGCATGTCTACCGCGCCCTGCTCGAGGGCGTGGCCTACGGACTGCGGCATAACTGGGAGACCATTCTCAGCGCTGGCGTCAACATCACTCGGATTCGGGCCGTTGGCGGAGGCACCAAGAGCGCAGTATGGACTCAGATCATCAGTGACGTGATCGGACAGGACCAGGAGCTGGTGGCCTCACATCTCGGCGCTCCCTACGGTGATGCCTATCTGGCAGGGCTGGGCATAGGCATGTTCCGCGACCTATCGACCTTGCACGAGGAGTGGGTGCGGACCATTGGCGTGGTCAAGCACAGGCCCGAGATCAAGCCAGTGTACGATTCGTACTATGCCGTGTATAAGGAGCTCTATCCGCCTCTGGCGGATTCAATGCATACTCTCGCTCGGATTTCGGTCGAGCCAGTGAACGTCTAG
- the sugC_3 gene encoding Trehalose import ATP-binding protein SugC has protein sequence MGEVVLENVWKRYGKTEAVKGLSLEVKEEECIVILGPSGAGKTSTLKMIAGLEDISSGHIFVNGRLVDNLEPHERNVAMTFETYALYPHFSVYDNLAFPLRSPKHKVPEVEIKQRVDKVADMLGIGGLLDRLPAQLSQGQKQRVGLGRTLVRQPSVFLFDEPLAHVDAKIRNRMRMEIKRIQEELRTTSIFVTHDYLEALSLGDRIAVLDKGVLQQIGAPQQIFENPANSFVAGIVGDPPCNLFDARVARLGGEMAFVSRDGCCQMPMSPGLAETLRPHVGEEVKVGVRPMYVTPSFVASEGCIAGTVYVFERFETKGVLQVQVGETRIAAMTTPDLKVQLNQPVWLKVQPRRVLAFDVASGRALPPSDV, from the coding sequence CGTCATCCTGGGCCCTTCCGGGGCTGGCAAGACGTCCACTCTCAAGATGATCGCGGGACTGGAAGACATCAGCTCCGGCCACATCTTCGTCAACGGCCGCCTGGTCGACAACCTTGAACCGCACGAGCGCAATGTGGCTATGACCTTTGAGACCTACGCCTTGTACCCGCACTTCTCAGTGTACGACAACCTGGCCTTTCCGCTGCGCTCGCCCAAACACAAGGTGCCCGAAGTAGAGATCAAGCAGCGCGTGGACAAGGTGGCAGATATGCTTGGCATTGGCGGCCTGCTCGACCGCCTGCCGGCTCAGCTCAGCCAGGGGCAGAAGCAGCGCGTGGGCCTGGGACGCACGCTGGTTCGCCAGCCATCTGTGTTTCTCTTCGATGAGCCGCTGGCCCACGTGGATGCCAAGATTCGCAACCGCATGCGTATGGAGATCAAGCGTATCCAGGAAGAGTTGCGCACCACGTCGATCTTTGTCACCCACGACTATCTGGAAGCGCTTTCGCTGGGCGACCGCATCGCCGTCCTCGACAAGGGCGTGCTGCAGCAGATTGGAGCACCGCAGCAGATCTTCGAAAACCCTGCCAACAGCTTTGTGGCCGGGATCGTGGGCGACCCGCCGTGCAACCTCTTTGATGCCCGCGTGGCGCGCTTGGGCGGCGAGATGGCCTTCGTCAGCCGGGATGGCTGCTGCCAAATGCCGATGTCCCCGGGTTTGGCGGAGACACTGCGTCCCCACGTGGGCGAGGAGGTCAAAGTGGGCGTGCGGCCGATGTACGTTACCCCTTCATTCGTCGCGAGCGAGGGATGCATAGCCGGCACGGTGTATGTCTTTGAGCGTTTTGAGACCAAGGGTGTGCTCCAGGTCCAGGTAGGGGAGACACGTATCGCCGCGATGACCACGCCGGATCTGAAGGTACAGCTCAACCAGCCCGTGTGGCTCAAGGTTCAGCCGCGGCGTGTGCTGGCGTTCGACGTCGCGTCAGGGCGCGCGCTTCCGCCGTCCGATGTCTAG
- the ydhV_2 gene encoding putative oxidoreductase YdhV translates to MLGCVAGRILHVDLTKGQLKVEEPPESFYRKYGGGSAMGTYYILKHTPAGIDAFSPKNTLTLFVGLATGLPVSGQARVCANAKSPLTGAIGDSQAGGFFPAELKFAGFDGVVIRGRSKTPVYLWLHDGQAELCDASGLWGKDTGEVEDLLQKELNDPKIQVLQIGPAGERLVRFASLINMCNRANGRTGMGAVMGSKNLKAVVVRGTGKPTAAHPEELAAISKQGLQSLADIPDMTGLSNNGTSDGLGWQNDFGTLPTRNWNEGQFEHFENLTGQKMTDTILKERDTCFGCIVRCKRVVETEYDGRKVLPRYGGPEYETMSTLGSYCAVSELGAVALGNQLCNQLGLDSISAGATVAFAMECFENGLLTEKDTGGIDCRFGNARAMLRLLEMIAEREGLGDLLAEGTERAAAKIGKNAAEFLITAKSQEAPAHMPHAKRSLGLIYAVNPFGADHQSSEHDPTYEDGAFPLYPQRLAMLGLTSPQPVGSMNDEKVRFAYLTQLFFSAMDSYSLCQFVWGPTYELYGPQETVAMLRAVTGWDDLTLDELMSVGERRLNMMRAFNAREGLDRKQDKLASRFAQPLGGTGRTAGVSIDPAELERHKDSYYKLAGWSKTTGNPSAKKLASLGLDWIKP, encoded by the coding sequence ATGTTGGGTTGTGTAGCAGGCAGGATTCTGCACGTTGATCTTACGAAAGGTCAGCTGAAGGTCGAGGAGCCGCCCGAATCCTTCTACCGCAAGTATGGCGGTGGCAGCGCGATGGGCACGTACTATATTCTCAAGCATACTCCCGCCGGAATAGATGCGTTTTCTCCCAAGAACACGCTTACGCTCTTTGTCGGTCTGGCGACGGGACTGCCGGTTTCGGGTCAGGCCCGAGTTTGCGCCAACGCCAAGTCGCCCCTGACAGGTGCCATCGGCGACTCGCAGGCCGGCGGTTTCTTCCCGGCCGAGCTGAAGTTCGCAGGCTTTGACGGCGTCGTCATTCGCGGCAGGTCCAAGACGCCGGTCTATCTCTGGCTGCACGACGGCCAGGCCGAGCTGTGCGATGCATCTGGGCTGTGGGGGAAGGACACGGGGGAGGTTGAAGACCTGCTGCAGAAAGAGCTCAACGACCCCAAGATCCAGGTCCTGCAGATCGGTCCGGCAGGTGAGCGGCTGGTGCGTTTCGCCAGCCTGATCAACATGTGCAATCGCGCCAATGGGCGGACCGGCATGGGTGCGGTGATGGGTTCCAAGAACCTGAAGGCGGTAGTAGTGCGCGGCACGGGCAAGCCGACAGCGGCGCACCCGGAAGAGCTGGCGGCGATCAGCAAGCAGGGCCTGCAGAGTCTCGCTGACATACCCGACATGACCGGCCTGTCAAACAATGGCACGAGCGACGGCCTGGGCTGGCAGAACGACTTTGGCACCCTGCCTACCCGCAACTGGAACGAAGGTCAGTTCGAGCATTTCGAGAACCTTACCGGCCAGAAGATGACCGATACGATTCTGAAGGAGAGGGATACCTGCTTCGGTTGCATCGTCCGCTGTAAGCGCGTGGTCGAGACCGAGTACGACGGACGCAAGGTCCTTCCGCGCTATGGTGGCCCGGAATACGAGACCATGAGCACGCTGGGCTCGTACTGCGCCGTGTCCGAGCTGGGCGCCGTTGCCCTGGGCAACCAGCTGTGCAACCAGCTCGGCCTGGATTCGATCAGTGCCGGCGCTACGGTCGCCTTTGCCATGGAGTGCTTTGAGAATGGACTGCTCACAGAGAAGGACACGGGCGGAATAGATTGCAGGTTCGGCAACGCTCGCGCTATGCTGCGCCTGCTGGAGATGATCGCTGAGCGCGAAGGGCTGGGCGACCTGTTGGCCGAAGGGACGGAGCGCGCCGCGGCCAAGATTGGCAAGAACGCCGCCGAGTTTCTCATCACTGCCAAGTCGCAGGAGGCGCCTGCCCACATGCCTCACGCCAAAAGGTCGCTGGGACTCATCTACGCGGTGAACCCCTTTGGCGCCGACCACCAGTCGTCGGAACACGATCCCACCTACGAGGATGGTGCGTTCCCGCTGTACCCGCAGCGTCTGGCTATGTTGGGGTTGACCTCGCCTCAGCCGGTAGGCAGCATGAATGACGAGAAGGTACGCTTTGCCTATCTGACGCAGCTGTTCTTTAGCGCGATGGACTCTTACTCGCTGTGCCAGTTTGTCTGGGGCCCCACCTACGAGCTGTACGGCCCACAGGAGACGGTGGCCATGCTGCGTGCCGTGACCGGTTGGGACGACCTGACCCTCGACGAGCTGATGAGCGTGGGAGAGAGGCGCCTGAACATGATGCGCGCCTTTAACGCCCGTGAGGGTCTGGACCGCAAGCAGGACAAGCTCGCGAGCAGGTTCGCCCAGCCGCTGGGAGGCACGGGACGTACGGCGGGCGTGTCCATCGATCCGGCCGAACTGGAACGCCACAAGGACTCGTACTACAAGCTGGCTGGCTGGAGCAAAACTACCGGCAACCCGAGCGCGAAAAAGCTGGCCTCGTTGGGTCTGGACTGGATCAAGCCCTAG